The following is a genomic window from Pseudomonas promysalinigenes.
GTTCGCCCTGGAGCGCTTCAGCCGCTTCCAGCAAGTCAACGAAATGGGCGCGACTGCGGCCAGCCACTAGGAGCAACGAAGATGAAGATCCTGACCTGCCCCTTGAACGGTCCGCGCAACATCAGCGAGTTCACCTATGGCGGTGAGTTCAAGACCATGCCTGACCCAGCCACTTGCAGCGACATCGAGTGGGCTGACTACGTATTCAACAGCGACAACCGTATTGGGGTTGTCACTGAATGGTGGTTGCACAACGCCTCTAGCTACTGGTTCCTGGCCGAACGCCATACCGCTACAGATGAGGTGATTCGTACGTTCGACCCCAAAGAAATGTTCGCAACCCGGGTTGACTTCACTAGCCCCGCCCAGGAGATCGCCAGATGAGCCGACTACTTCCCCCGATGGGCTTGCTGATCAATCGTGATCAGTCGATGACCTTCAGTTTTGATGGACGGAGTTATCAGGGTGTTGAGGGCGACACCATCGCTAGCGCCCTCCTCGCCAATGGGCAGTTTTTGTTATCTCGGTCATTCAAGTATCACCGGCCTCGCGCGCCACTTACCATGGCAGGCCAGGACGCCAATACTCTGGTACAGCTCCCTGAGGAGCCAAACGTGTTGGCTGATACGCAGCTGATCAGAAATGGTCTCACTGTGACGGGCCAGAATTTCAATGGCTCGCTGGAAGGTGACAAGGATGCCTACCTGGGCAAATTCTCCAGGTTCATGCCTGTCGGTTTCTACTATCGCTCCTTCTACAAGCCCAAGGGCATGTGGAAGGTGTGGGAGCCGCTGATCCGTAAGAAAGCTGGGTTGGGCGTACTGAATCTTAACTTCAAGCCCGAATATTATGATAAGGCTTATCTGTTCTCGGATCTTGCGGTCATAGGGGCTGGTCCTGCTGGCTTGCAAGCGGCATTGACCGCAGGTAACGCGGGCGCCAAGGTCGTCCTGATCGAGGAGCAACCTATCCTCGGCGGCTCGCTGACATACGCACGGTTTGATGTTGAAGGTGTTCGGGCCGATGCGCTTCGTCGCAAGCTGGTAGCGGCAGTCGAGGGCCACCCAAACATCACCATCCTCAAGCAGGCCACCTGCAATGGTTGGTTCACCGATAACTATCTGCCAGTGATCCAAGGCAAGCGCATGTACAAATTGCGCGCCACTCAATGCCTGGTCGCAAGCGGCTCCTTTGATCAGCCCGTCGTTTTTCGCAACAACGACCTGCCGGGCGTCATGTTGACCAGTGCCGCGCAACGCCTGATGAAGCTGTGGGCGGTAAAGCCGGGCAAAAGAGCGGTTGTGCTCACCGGCAACGACGATGGTTACTACGCTGCTCTGGATCTACATGAGCAAGGCGTGAAAGTGGCTGCTCTGCTCGATATGCGTCCAACCGCAGACGATCGTAGTCTGCCTCGGGTCTTGGGTGAACGAGGAATTCAGTGCCTCAGCAGCTCAACTATCTATGAGGCAATGCACAACAAGGGGATGAAGCACGTTACGGCAGTTGATGTACGTAAGATCACCGGGCAGGGCCAAGTTGAGCAAGCTGGCACAGTCATCCCCTGTGACCTCGTCTGTATGTCAGCCGGCTACATGCCTGTCTATCAGCTGTTGTGCCAAGCAGGAGCAAAGCTTGCCTACGACGATGAGTCGGCTGAGTTCAAAATCAGCGGGCTCCCAAAAATCGTGCGCATTGCTGGATCAGCTAACAGTCTGCATAACCTCGATAACGTCTTGGCGGATGCTACCAACGCGACTGTGGACGCACTCAAGGACTTGGGTTTTGAATCAGTCAAGAGCCAGAACCCTGTCTGCGAAGAGCCCAAGGTGAACTTCCCATGGCCCATCTTCCCTCACCCTAAGGGAAAGGACTTTGTCGATTTCGACGAGGACCTTCAGGTCCGAGACATCATCAATGCGACGAAAAGTGGTTATCGCGATGTACAGCTTGTTAAGAGATTCTCGACAGTTGGCATGGGCCCTTCGCAAGGCCGGCACTCTGCTTTGCCAACTGCACGGCTCGTAGCGGCATCAACGAACCGAAGCGTAAGCGAGACCGGAGTAACGACGGCACGCCCACCATTCTCGCCGGAGAAATTAGCCCACGTAGCTGGCAGGTCCTTCGATCCCTATCGTCACACGGCAATGCACAACCGCCATGTAGAGCTTGGTGCCAAGCTAATGCCGGCAGGAGCTTGGCAACGTCCTGCCTTCTACGGCAAATCGCATGAGCGGGAAAAGTGCATGCAGGCAGAAGCCCTACATGTACGTAACAAAGTCGGCATTATTGATGTTTCGACGCTGGGGGGCTTGGATGTTCGTGGTCCTGATGCGGCGGAGCTTCTCAACCGCATGTACACCTTCGCTTTCCTGAAGCAGCCAGTTGGGCGCTCCCGCTATGCCCTCATGACAAACGAACATGGCGTCGTGATCGATGACGGTGTCTGTGCTCGATTTGCGGACAACCACTTCTATGTGACCGCGACAACCAGTGGCGTAGACCGCATCTACCAACAGATGCTGAAGTGGAATGCTCAGTGGCGGTTGAATGTAGATATCGCCAACGTCACGGCCGCAATTGCCGCAGTGAACGTAGCTGGTCCTGAGTCTCGCAAGGTGCTTGCCAAGATTTGCAACGATGTGGACGTTTCGCCAGAAGGCTTCCCTTATCTCGGCGTCCGCCAGGGCACAGTAGCAGGTATTAAAGCGCGCCTGTTGCGCGTTGGTTTTGTAGGTGAACTCGGTTATGAGATTCACGTCCCTGCTCGCCATGCCCTGAAGCTCTGGGATGCCATTATGGAAGCGGGTCAAGAATTCGACATTCGTCCATTTGGTGTCGAAACCCAACGCTTGCTGCGTTTGGAAAAAGGCCATGTGATCATCAGCCAAGATACCGATGGCATGACTCATCCATCGGAAATCGACATGGGCTGGGCCGTCAGCCGTAACAAACCCTTCTTCGTCGGCCGACGCTCAGTGGACATCCTGGAAGCGCAGCCGATGACTCGGAAACTCGTGGGCTTTAGCTTGCCTAAGGGAAGTCCCAAACCGCTAGAAGGTCATTTGGTTCTCAAGGGAAATGACATCAGCGGCAATGTCACCTCCTGCGAATACTCCGAATCGTTAGGCAAGATAATCGGCTTGGCGTATGCAGGCTTCGATCAAAGCACCGTCGGCCAACAAATCCCGATCCGGGTCGAAGGTGGCGTGATGGTAAACGCAACGGTTGAAGCGCTCCCCTTCTTCGATCCTGACAACAAGCGACAGGAGCTATAATGATGAGCAATCTCCAGCTAGTAAGGAGTGCGAGCAGCACGGCAGTTCTCCCCGTCGCCTTGCAGGACCTGACGGAATTTCCACGAGTTGGATTTCGCGGTGCAGATGCGGCTGAGTACCTGAGAGGCCGCGGCTTCGATTTGCCAGATACCCCCAACCGAGCGCTGGCTCAGCAGGACGGGACAGTCGTGGCGCGCTTATCGCAAACGGAGTATTTCATTCTTGGATGTGGCAGCGATCTGGGTCAACGCGTTGCGGATGAGGAAGCAACCTGGGAACTCGACCACCGTGCAAACTACCTCTTACCACGGGAGGATAGCCACGCTTGGTTCGAATTGAGCGGCCCGGCAATCGAGCAAGTGATGGCCAAGGTTTGCGGCGTCGATCTTCGATCAACGTCCTTCAGCGAAGGTCAGGTGGCTCAGACTTCAGCAGCTCGCATCAATGTGATTGTGATCCGCTCGAAGCGGGATGACACACCGTGTTATCACTTGCTGTTCGACCGAGCTTCGCGCGACTACTTCCACGGCGCAATTTTGGATGCAATGCAGGAGTTCCTACCCGGCTAGCAAAGTACAAGTACATTATTGCTCCGCCTCTGTGGCGTACCGTTGGAACGTACGCCACTTCCTCTTGAGCGCGCCCGCTGCGCCAACCGAAGTTCGCTAGATATTTGTGGCCAGTCAGGGCTCATCACAATCGTATAGGTTGTCACGCCTGACGCGGCCCCTGCTTCCAGATGTAGTCATCCCCTCTCTCTAGTCAGGGTCGTCCATAGGAGTGGAAACGTAGCCTAAGCCGTACCGCTCATTAGCAGTCCGCAATCCCCTCTGCCGCAGTGCTCAGCAATGCAGGCAAAGGCGTGATGCGGTTCTTATCGCGTCGTCTGTGAGATATAGCTGATAAAGAGGCGGAACAGCTCAGAGTGGCTGGAAATCTCCAGCCGTTGATAGAGGTTGTGCTTGTGGACTTTTACCGTTCCCTCAGAGAGGCCGAGCTGACGGGCGATGGAGGTGCTGCTATGGCCTTGAAGCAGTAGCTTGGCTATGTATCGCTGGGCCTCGGTCAGTTGGCCGAGTGCACCGACGAACGCACTCTCCAGCTTGCTGTCCACATCAGCGGCTTCTACAGCGTAGGGCAATTGGCGACCATGTTGCTCCAGCACGGCACGGATCAGCGGCGTGAGTTGTTGCAAATAAACGACTTCGTTGTCACTGAAGGAGCCATGCTCTTGAGCTTTCATAAAGCTGAATACGAGCGCGGCGCGTGCCTGCAAATGAACGATATAACCAATCTCGTCTATCTGTGTGCCGTGCGTGGATGACACACAGGGATGGATGTCAGGCGAGATGGCGAAGCCGGAAGAAAAAAAACTATCCGGAGCAAGCTCAGCCATTCTCCATAGCCCACCAGGATGGCGGTTCATACTAGCAACGTAGAAGGGATCGAGCAGGTAACCACCTCGGCTATAAGCATCAAGCGTGCGTGAGGAAATTTGTCCGTTATAGCCGTTATAAAGCAGTACCGCTGGTTGGTCGAAGCGAAATAGGTAGAGGCAGCTCATATCGAAACAGACCATGCCATCCAGTAGCGTACAGACACACTGTCCAAGATTGGTGCTACCGATGGCCGTAATCAACTTTGCCACAACGCTGGCATCTTGGCCGTCCATCATAATTCTCCTGTCCGACGACGCCTGGAGGGATAGCGCTCTCGCTCCACTTGTCAAAGCGGCTTACCCGGCTCGACGACACTCTTCATATCCTGAAGAGATCACCCTACTATGCTATCTCAGTCAGACGTAGGGAATCTACGACCAAAACACGACCAATCCGAGCAAAATCCTGGGGTTCCTCATATGTGACATATAGAGTGCCAAGATTCATTTCTACCTACATCTTTCGCCCGATGGCAGAGAATCGGCTATGACGCAAACTGGCCAACCATGGTGAAAATGACGCGAGAATGCGATTAAAAATCATTGAAATAGCGTTGTAACCGCGTCTTTTTCTGGGGATGGAGTGGCTTTTTTTCGACGAACAGACAACCTATGGCCTGCACGACCTACATGGAGAATACGCAAATGCATAGCGGATCGGCGTCCATGCCGCATGCTAATGAGAATCAAAGATTACGGGACGCTCGGCTAAGAAGTCACATCACTCTCAGCGGCCGGGCGATGTTTATCCGAAACGCCGGTTAATTTCGCGGGCGCTTTGCCTAGCGCACTGAGCACAAATGCGGTTCTGCGAAGCAGAGGCCGTCTGAGGGCTCTGCGAACCTTCCGAATCATGCGCGCTTCAGTGGCCTGACGGACGCTGCGATTGATGGTGTGCTTTCGAAAGGAGTCAAATGCAACTGTTTGTTACGATTAACGAGGTAGTACAGCACACCTGGAACGACCAGAGCAGGTAGCCACGAGATGTCAGTACCAACGAGATGCGCGATAGGGCCTTTGTAGAAGGAAAGCTCCATGAAAGGAATCTGTACTACCACGGCGAGTGCGTAGATGCACAGCGTATTCCAGTTGACTTTGCCGTAAATTCCATTGACATCGTACATCGCTACAACGCTGTAACGCCCCTTGCGAATCCAGTAATAATCCGCGAGATTGATTGCACTCCAAGGTACCAAAACATATACCTGACCGATCAGAATATCACTAAAGTACGCACTAAAGTTATACTGAGCTGCTATAGCGATCCAAGTGACGATAACGGCCACGACAGCCATAATTAAAAACTTAGCCAATTTTCCGATCCGCGCGGTACCTTTAAAACCGGTAAAAATGGTGGTAGTGGACATATACGAACTGTACAGGTTCATCACATTCCACTCAAGCACACCGATAATAATCACTATATAAGCGATCTTCTCGTAACCGGGAAACAGTTTTGCAATCGCGCTACCAGGGTCAGAAATAACGTCCAAAGCCGCTGTAGCCATGACCGCCCCCAGCAGCATTACAACAGAGGATCCCACCACAATACCCAAATAGCTGTACCAAAATGTGGATCGCGTAGCAGTGCTGGTTGGGAGATAACGCGAATAATCGGCAACGTAAGGACCTGCCCCGAGGGTCCAAGAAGCAGCTTGAGTTACGACTAGGCAAAAGATGGCAAACTTGAAAGTACTGCCTGTCAACTGCCACACACCGTCCGGCAAGCCGTGTTTAAGCACGGTATAGGCCGCTAGTGCGAAGATGATGCTGGAAATCGCGCTCATCCAAACGCCGATACGGTGAATCAGTTCGTATCCCACATAACCTACGATTAGGGTGAGTACGCCGAATAGGATGATTGCATCATTGTCAGAGACCGGTACAACTGCCTTGATTGAGTCCCGCATCACTACGCCATTCGCCGCCGTGAACAGGATATAAGCGAGCACTACAATAGCAAGCGGCAAGCCGGCGCCAACAACGCCGAACTGCGCTCGACTTTGGATCATTTGCGGGATCCCTAGGTGTGGGCCTTGCGCGGAGTGTGCCGCCATGAAGATCGAGCCAATCAGGTTTCCCAAGATCAGGCCTACCACGGTCCAGCCAAGATTAAGCCCCGCCACCACGCCGAGTGCGCCAATTACCATTGTGGTGACCTGCATATTGGCGCTGCACCAGATAGTAAAGAGCCGCTTGGGCGATCCATAACGTTCATTCTCGGGAATGAATTCTACACTTCTGCTTTCGATCTCCATTATTTGTTCCTTCTTGCCGGGTGTTGTAAATTTTGTTTTTTGGCAGTACAGGCTTTCAAGAGCCGCGCTTTATTAGTGTGGAGCTTGTGCACGGGCTCCGAGTGGTTAGGCCGCGGTGTAGCCGTTATCGACGAACAAATGCGTACCATTTACGAAACTGGAATCATCGCTGGCAAGGAATAGTGCGGCTTTCGCTACCTCGCTTGGTTCGCACATCCGGCCCTGCATGCTCTGTAGAGTAGCGTCGGAAATATAGGTGCCATGTTCACGTAGCAAGTCCAGTTCACGACGACCATGCGCGGTACCGATGAAACCTGGACAGATGGCGTTACTGCGAATGTTTCGTTCTCGGAATTCAACTGAAATGGCACGAGCGAACATGTGGCAAGCACCCTTAGAGGTGCAGTACAAGACTTCCATAGGCGTACCTACTACCCCAGAGATTGATGAGGTGCAAATTATACTGCCGCCACCTGCTGCGATCATGCTCGGCAACACCGCACGGGTTACCAGAAACATGCTCTTCACGTTTATCGCCATCAGTCGATCCCAGTCATGTTCACGGGTTTCCAGAAACGGCCCGACATGAATGGTACCCGCATGATTCATCAGTACCGTGATCGCTCCAAAGTGCTGCTCGACATTTGCCACTGCGGTCTGCACCTGCGCGCCATTTGATACGTCGGCGGCTAGGAAGTAGGCGCTCCCACCCTCAGCGTTGATGCGATCGGCAACGGCGGCCCCATCGCTGCTCGGTAGGTCGAGGATAGCTACCTTAGCTCCTTCACGAGCAAACAACTCGGATGCGGCGAGACCACAGCCTCCTGCCCCGCCCGTGATCAGAGCGACTTTTCCTGCAAGACGTCCCATTACGCTTCCTCCTGATTTATCAATCATCGAATCGATAGAAAGGAAGGTAGGTATGAGTCATGAGGACGTCCATATGCCAAACGGTATACGAAAGCATATGTTATTGTTTTAAAACGGTTTTTGTGTTTTCTGGCACAGAAAAGCCTCACTCGCTGCCAATCATCTATCCATGTTGTCGAGCAGAAAAGCGTCCCAGAAGCTTCGTCATGATTGTCCGCATCCAACGTCTGATGCGCGACGCTGAGGAAATGGGGACCTTCGGCTGTATTTTTCGACAAAGCGGTAAGCCCGATTTGAGATTTGAACCCGCGCCCAAAACACCACCGCTGCCCCCTTGAATGCCTGCGCTAGAGCATCAGGTCATTGAGGCTATCTCCTCCCTTCGAGTCAAACCATGCGGGAAGCGCTGTTGGATAACGATTCGAGCGAGCATAGATAAGACATTTATAGATGGATTAGCGCTTAATCTGGCAGCCCCATCCTGACGGAGATGGTGACTTCTTGCTCTAGCGCCTTGTGCAAATGGCGCCGCTAAGGTGAATCCGATGGATAAAAAAACAATATATACCAATGGTAGAATCTTCACTGGCAACCCCTCTCAACCATGGGCGGACACCCTGCTCATCGAAAACGGCCGACTTGTAGCCGTCGGTTTTGCGTCAGATCTGCAACAGATAATCAAAGGCCGAGCGGCAACTGATCTCAAGCAAAAAATGGTAATGCCTGGGATTCACGACGCTCACATACATTTGCTGCTTAGCGGGCTGAAATTTGGATTTGAGTGCCGCATCCGACCAAACGCAAATAGCAAGCAACTTATCGAAGACATCTGCGATTGCCGAAAATGCAAAAGCGGGACGCTTAGCGGCTGGGTTATTGCTGGCGAATACAACCCTTTTGCAATAGAGAAAAGCCACCTTGACAGAAAACTGCTGGATGAGCACTTCCCCGACCGGCCGGTCTTCATATCCGATTACACCATCCACAATGCATTGGTGAATTCCAAGGCGCTGGAAATCGCGGGCTTGAGCAGCGACGTCACGGATCCTCATGGCGGCCACTTCGTCAGACGTGAAGGAAGCAGTGAACTCACTGGCGAACTCGTCGAGCGGGCGCGATGGGCCGTAAGTGCCGCTATTCCCGAGTACTCATCGGATATCTACGAAGATGCACTTCGCTGGTCGGTGAGCATGGCCCATCGATACGGCATCACTTCCGTTCAGGAAGCGTCTGCGTCATTGCCTGAGCTAAAGGCACTGAAGGCGCTGGACTCAATCGATGAACTCAACCTGCACGTTGCTGCCCACTTGGTGTGGCAAGAAGTCACCTTCTCGGGTGGCGCCTCGCTTGAGCAACAGGACGACCTTATATCGAGGCACAGGGAGCATCTGACGCAGCATGTCGACACTCGCTTTGTGAAGTGCTGGCTGGATGGAGCGCCGCTTCCCCCTTATTTCACTGAGTCTCGAATAGACAACGAAAATAAAATCGATCTCTCCAAAATCGTCATCAGCGAAGATGATCTGACTGCTGCCCTGATCAGATTTGACCGTGATGGCCTGACGCTGAAGATGCATTGCGCTGGAGAGGGTGCTGCGCGCGTCGCGCTCAATGCCGTTGAACGCATGCGGGTGCACAACGGGAATCTAGGCCCGTTTCATGAAATTGCGCATGCCGGCTTCATCCACGTGGAAGACAGAGATCGATTGGCAGGGCTTCGCGTGGTCGCCGAGATGTCACCAGCGCTTTGGCACAATACCTCACCTGAATTCGAATGTCTGCGCACCGGTTTCAAGTTCAATACGATGCACAGGCTGGGTACACACGTCACGGTGGGATCGGATTGGATCATTACTGAGAATCCTAATCTGTTCCCTGCCCTCCAAGGCATGCTGCTCCGTGATACTGAAAGTGTGGATCTAGAAACCGCATTGTTCATGATGACAATGGCAGGTGCACAAGCGGTTGGTAGACAAGATGAATTTGGTTCGCTGGAAGCAGGAAAGTCCGCTGACTTCATTGTGCTTGATCGCAACCTCTTCGAAATCGCAAAAAATGAAGTTGGCGATACCCAGGTATTGCAGACCGTGTTCAAAGGCAAAACCGTTTACTCGGCCGAGGCTGGCTCTCGATGAAAACCACAAATTTCGTTCCTCCACGAGTCATTGAGAAATACGACCGGCATTGCACGCACTTCAATGCCGGCCAGGTCGATGAACTGCTTGCTGACTTTTTCACGTTCGATGCGTTCTGGAGCGGCGCCGGGCTTCCGGAACGCCGGGGTCACGAGCAACTCAGGGAGATGTTCTGCGAAGTCGTCACCGCTCAGACGGTGTCCCATAGCCAAGGCCCAAGCGCGTTCAGCGAGACTAGGGGGTGGGACTGCCGAAACTGGCATGTCACCCCCATGAACAGCAATGCTCAACCTTGGACATTTAGAGCACTGTTCTTCTGGACGTGGGCCGGGGAAGAGTGGCTGTGCGAAGCCGTCATGTGCTATCCACTGGAGGCATGAGGTTTACCATGATGAATTCACCCATTCCTATTGTCGTGGTCACCGGATTTCTAGGTGCAGGAAAAACAACCTTTCTACGCACGTTGATCGAAGCAGGCGATCTTAAAAAAACACTGTTCATCGTCAATGAAATTGGCGAAGTGGGCCTAGATCAACAACTGCTACAAGCCTCCGGTGCTGAAGATCCCATACTGCTAGCAGGGGGTTGCTTGTGCTGCGAGATGAAGTATGACCTCGGTTATACACTGAGAGACGTGTACCTTAAATGGCCCGATGGAAACAGGCCGCCGATTGACAAGATTGTGATCGAAACATCCGGTCTTGCAAGCCCTGCGTCCGTCATCCTTCAACTGGCTCAAGATCAGTGGTTGAGAGGTCGATTCCGACTCTCACAGGTCATTGGAATCATTGACTGCGAATTCGGCCTGGAAACCCTTGAATCCACTGAGCTTGCAGTTGATCAAGTGATCTATTCCGATACTGTAATGCTGAGCAAACAAGACAAAGTGAGCGCTGAAAAATCCGTGCTTCTCACCGAGTGCGTACTGAAGATAAACCCTCGTGTGAAGATCAAAGGAACCGGCAGCAAGGATATGAAGTCCGCGGCTGATTATTTTCAAGGCCCCACTCGTACACACGCCATGCGTCAAATTAGCAAACCGCCAGTGGACCATCTTCTGGAATACAGTGCGGCCAATGTCCCCATTGTAGATGCCCTGCCTTGGGAATTTCTGGCGTGCGCACTGGATGAACTGAGCGAAACCTACCGACAAAACCTATTGCGTGTAAAGGGTGTTGTCAATATCAAGGAAGTGAGCACTCCAGTTGTAATACATGGTGTGCGCGGGATCTTTATGCAACCAGAAGCCCTTCCGTTCAAAGGTAATACCCATACGAGCCTAACCTTGATCAGCCTTGGAACCGATGCAAACGTCATTGCCGAGCACTTACGCCAGCGATTACGCGCATAGATACCCATACCCTCCCATCGTGCACGCCAGACACTAGAGCCTTACCAATTTATTAAGAATACCGGCACCCAACTGCGATCGTTTTCTTATCGCAGAGCACCGTCAATTTACGCACCACTCAACTCATCACGCAGATTTGCGTGCAAGCCTAAATCAATTACAAGCAAAGGCTATGACAATGCGCACCCTCATCACTTGCTTCACTGCAATCGTTGTATCTTTTAATACGCTTGCAGCCGATATGAATGCACGAGACTTCATAGCGGCACCTGATGGAACAGTGTTAAGCGCCTACTACCTATCCTACTCACACTCGACCCGCTATCGCGGTGACAGTGACATCTATAAAAATGCAAAAGCTACTGTTTCAGCCTTCGCTTTCCGCCAGGTCTTGTATACCGACCTCTGCGGCGTTATCTGTACACCGCAATTCGTCATTCCCTATGTCGACATTGACAGCCGATCACCAGGGCAGATGGGGAGTCGGTCTGGTAGCGGCGTGGGCGACCCTCAAATTGGCGGCACACTATTTTTGGTCAATAACCCCAGCACGCAGACCTACAGCGGCTTTATGACGCTGCTGACGGTTCCGATTGGTGAATATCACTCGCAAAGTCCTGATGTTTCTCCTGGTGGAAACAGGTGGGTGCTTGATCTTCTTTACAACTACACTCAAGGGTTTGGCGAGCGCTGGGTCGTCGAAGCTGATATCGAAGCTCTGCTATTTGGTAAAAACGACGATTACTACGGCGAATCGTTGGAGCAAAAGCCTGTCTTTCGGCTCCAGACTTTTCTGTCTTATGCATTTACCGATAACACCTATGGCGCACTTCGCTTCATTCAGGGGCACGGCGGAGAGGCTCGGTTTGATGGGGCGACCCTTGCTGATACCGAGCAGGATTATACCCAACTCGGCCTTGAACTTGGGAACAAGCTCGATAAAAAAAACCAACTCATGCTCGCATTAACAAAGGACT
Proteins encoded in this region:
- a CDS encoding transporter is translated as MRTLITCFTAIVVSFNTLAADMNARDFIAAPDGTVLSAYYLSYSHSTRYRGDSDIYKNAKATVSAFAFRQVLYTDLCGVICTPQFVIPYVDIDSRSPGQMGSRSGSGVGDPQIGGTLFLVNNPSTQTYSGFMTLLTVPIGEYHSQSPDVSPGGNRWVLDLLYNYTQGFGERWVVEADIEALLFGKNDDYYGESLEQKPVFRLQTFLSYAFTDNTYGALRFIQGHGGEARFDGATLADTEQDYTQLGLELGNKLDKKNQLMLALTKDLDSSNTFQGAQALLRFVHVY